A section of the Pseudomonas sp. FP453 genome encodes:
- a CDS encoding amino acid ABC transporter permease, whose amino-acid sequence MAYQFDFVPVLANTDLLLRGALFTLELTAIGAILGVALGTVGAVVRAWKIQPFAWFFGVYVELIRNTPFLVQLFFIFFGLPSLGLKITEWQAAVLAMVINLGAYSTEIIRAGIQAIPRGQLEAAAALAMTRFEAFRHVVLLPALGKVWPALSSQIIIVMLGSAVCSQIATEELSFAANFIQSRNFRAFETYALTTLVYLCMALMIRQLLNWIGRRFVMRNSR is encoded by the coding sequence ATGGCCTATCAATTCGACTTTGTGCCCGTGCTGGCCAATACCGACCTGCTGTTGCGCGGCGCACTGTTCACTCTTGAGCTGACAGCCATCGGCGCCATCCTCGGCGTCGCATTGGGCACTGTCGGCGCCGTGGTACGGGCGTGGAAGATCCAGCCGTTCGCCTGGTTCTTCGGGGTGTACGTCGAGTTGATCCGCAACACGCCGTTCCTGGTGCAGCTGTTTTTCATCTTCTTCGGCCTGCCGTCCCTGGGGCTGAAGATTACCGAGTGGCAAGCCGCCGTGCTGGCGATGGTGATCAACCTCGGCGCCTACTCCACCGAGATCATCCGCGCCGGCATCCAGGCCATCCCGCGCGGGCAGCTGGAAGCCGCGGCGGCGCTGGCGATGACACGCTTCGAAGCCTTCCGCCATGTGGTGCTGCTGCCAGCGCTGGGCAAGGTGTGGCCGGCCCTGAGCAGCCAGATCATCATCGTCATGCTCGGCTCGGCAGTGTGCTCGCAGATCGCCACCGAAGAGCTGAGCTTTGCCGCCAACTTTATCCAGTCCCGCAACTTCCGCGCCTTTGAAACCTACGCCCTGACCACCCTGGTGTACCTGTGCATGGCGTTGATGATTCGCCAACTGCTCAACTGGATCGGCCGCCGCTTCGTGATGAGGAATAGCCGATGA
- a CDS encoding amino acid ABC transporter permease yields MSDFSFWDIVRNLLTGLQWTLLLSLVAFIGGGVIGLLVMTMRISSKAFARNLARTYIELFQGTPLLMQLFLVFFGIALLGVDISPWLAAAIALTLFTSAYLAEIWRGCVDSIAHGQWEASASLALNPLEQLRYVILPQALRIAVAPTVGFSVQVVKGTAVTSIIGFTELTKTGGMLANATFEPFMVYGLVALGYFLLCYPLSLSARYLERRLHASA; encoded by the coding sequence ATGAGTGATTTTTCGTTCTGGGACATCGTGCGCAACCTGCTCACCGGCCTGCAATGGACGCTGTTGCTGTCGTTGGTAGCCTTTATCGGCGGCGGCGTGATCGGCTTGCTGGTAATGACCATGCGCATCAGCAGCAAGGCCTTCGCGCGCAACCTTGCGCGCACCTATATCGAACTGTTCCAGGGCACGCCGTTGCTGATGCAGCTGTTCCTGGTGTTTTTCGGCATCGCCCTGCTCGGTGTGGATATTTCGCCGTGGCTCGCCGCCGCGATTGCCCTGACCCTGTTTACCAGCGCCTACCTCGCCGAAATCTGGCGCGGCTGCGTCGACTCCATCGCCCACGGGCAATGGGAAGCCTCGGCCAGCCTGGCGCTGAACCCGCTGGAACAGCTGCGCTACGTGATCCTGCCCCAGGCCCTGCGCATTGCCGTGGCACCCACTGTGGGTTTCTCGGTGCAGGTGGTCAAAGGCACCGCCGTGACCTCGATCATCGGCTTCACCGAACTGACCAAGACCGGCGGCATGCTCGCCAACGCCACCTTCGAGCCCTTTATGGTCTACGGCCTGGTGGCCCTTGGTTACTTTTTGCTCTGCTACCCCTTGTCCCTCAGTGCGCGCTACCTGGAAAGGAGACTGCATGCCTCTGCTTAG
- a CDS encoding amino acid ABC transporter ATP-binding protein, with product MPLLRISALHKYYGDHHVLKGIDLTVEEGQVVAIIGRSGSGKSTLLRTLNGLESINDGVIEVDGEYLDAARADLRSLRQKVGMVFQQFNLFPHLTVGENVMLAPQVVQKVPKAKAAQLAKQMLERVGLGEKFDAFPDRLSGGQQQRVAIARALAMSPKVLLCDEITSALDPELVNEVLSVVRQLAQDGMTLIMVTHEMRFAREVGDKLVFMHQGKVHEVGDPKVLFANPQTAELANFIGSTEPPG from the coding sequence ATGCCTCTGCTTAGAATTTCCGCCCTGCATAAGTATTACGGCGATCACCACGTCCTCAAAGGCATCGACCTGACGGTTGAAGAAGGCCAGGTGGTGGCGATCATCGGCCGCAGCGGCTCGGGCAAGTCCACCTTGCTGCGCACCCTCAATGGCCTGGAATCGATCAACGACGGCGTGATCGAAGTCGACGGCGAATACCTCGACGCCGCCCGCGCCGACCTGCGCAGCCTGCGGCAGAAAGTCGGCATGGTGTTCCAGCAGTTCAACCTGTTCCCGCACCTGACCGTCGGCGAAAACGTCATGCTCGCGCCGCAAGTCGTACAGAAAGTGCCCAAGGCCAAGGCCGCCCAGTTGGCCAAGCAAATGCTGGAGCGCGTAGGGCTGGGCGAGAAGTTCGACGCTTTCCCTGATCGCCTGTCCGGTGGCCAGCAGCAACGTGTTGCCATCGCCCGCGCCCTGGCCATGTCGCCCAAGGTGCTGCTGTGCGACGAAATCACCTCGGCCCTGGACCCGGAACTGGTCAATGAGGTGCTCAGTGTGGTGCGCCAGTTGGCCCAGGACGGCATGACCCTGATCATGGTCACCCACGAAATGCGCTTCGCCCGGGAAGTCGGCGACAAGCTGGTGTTCATGCACCAAGGCAAGGTGCATGAAGTGGGGGACCCCAAGGTGTTGTTCGCCAACCCGCAAACCGCCGAGTTGGCCAACTTCATCGGCTCTACGGAGCCGCCGGGCTGA
- a CDS encoding fimbria/pilus outer membrane usher protein encodes MTYLSSNRLPVPTLLMGFATLWGAPGFASALELGEGFDLAALTTYGIDPKVSDYFRSAARFREGSHVVGLRVNGNPLGLVDAQFDAQGQLCFTPGLLEKAGLVLPREIVRKGATADQACHDFLGAFPTTMVRLRPGIDEVALVVPTQSFREPQWEAGHFSQGGMAALFNYDVLGFDSRSRGGTSRFLSAYSEAGFNLGDWIVRSRQFYVSDNGDTRTEHLYAYAQRDIATLHSTFQVGQIASNNPLFGGVQLSGVQFSPDGQSRAPAGSNNAVVEGLAQSQSRIEVRQSGVLIHSTLVPEGPFRLTGLALLNGTSDLDVSVIDVQGAKRSFVVPAASFAGAAPTAPGYYFSLGKMRENMGEEGPSPVVAMGSGTWGLGRDSSAGFGLLSTDEYASAGGALSSVFFQRVSVGARHNLSRASRNAVSGARSSVTVSSPVVANIDVSLSATLQNQGYREVFEAGRSARADELGSRFKHQYTAGLSWLDPTLGGFSVGYTRSAQFDAQMTEHVFASWNKTFRYADVALIADSQVGGSHVRRDTPPASRGRDAAMDEDLSVRLQVSVPLGADRRVKSYISRRGDQSRAGTALSERVNDYVNYEVGVERDLSAQEQSTRGQIDLMPRYARVGLGVSRAPSSTSYTGQLQGGVVVHEGGLTFSPYPVGDTFGIVSVGDIGAAKVDTPQGPVWTDFTGQAVIASLPAYANSRVEVQTQSLPKRVDLKNGTQVLAAGRGSFSTVAFDVVKVRRVLLNASDQQGRQLPQGASVFGKDDRFLTSVVGEGMIFLNDASEAQTLRVSLPDSSTCLISLDSGTRPDNDMFYETQSAVCHGR; translated from the coding sequence ATGACCTATCTGTCGAGCAACAGGCTTCCGGTTCCCACGCTGCTCATGGGGTTCGCCACGCTATGGGGCGCCCCGGGCTTTGCCTCCGCGCTGGAGTTGGGGGAGGGTTTTGACCTGGCGGCACTGACCACCTACGGCATTGACCCCAAGGTCTCGGACTACTTCCGCAGTGCAGCGCGTTTTCGCGAGGGTAGCCATGTGGTGGGGCTACGGGTCAATGGCAACCCGCTCGGGCTGGTGGATGCGCAGTTCGATGCGCAGGGGCAATTGTGTTTCACCCCAGGACTGTTGGAAAAAGCCGGGTTGGTGTTGCCCCGGGAGATCGTTCGTAAAGGGGCCACTGCGGACCAGGCCTGCCACGACTTCCTTGGTGCCTTCCCGACAACGATGGTGCGGTTGCGCCCGGGTATCGATGAAGTGGCGCTGGTGGTGCCAACCCAGTCATTTCGAGAGCCGCAATGGGAGGCGGGGCATTTTTCCCAGGGCGGCATGGCGGCCCTGTTCAACTACGACGTGCTGGGCTTCGACAGCCGTTCACGCGGCGGGACCAGTCGGTTTTTGTCGGCCTACAGCGAGGCGGGCTTCAACCTGGGTGATTGGATTGTGCGCAGTCGCCAGTTCTATGTGTCTGACAATGGCGACACCCGTACGGAACACCTGTATGCCTATGCCCAGCGGGATATCGCCACGCTGCATTCGACCTTCCAGGTGGGCCAGATTGCCAGCAACAACCCGTTGTTTGGTGGCGTCCAGCTGTCGGGCGTACAGTTTTCCCCCGATGGCCAGTCACGCGCGCCAGCAGGCAGTAACAATGCCGTGGTGGAGGGGCTGGCCCAAAGTCAGTCACGGATTGAGGTGCGCCAGTCCGGCGTGTTGATCCACAGTACGCTGGTGCCTGAAGGGCCTTTCCGGTTGACGGGGCTGGCGTTGCTCAATGGCACCAGCGACCTGGACGTCAGCGTGATCGATGTACAGGGTGCCAAGCGCAGTTTCGTGGTGCCCGCAGCGTCGTTCGCGGGGGCTGCGCCGACAGCGCCGGGTTACTACTTCTCCCTCGGCAAGATGCGGGAAAACATGGGGGAAGAGGGGCCCTCGCCGGTGGTTGCCATGGGCAGTGGCACGTGGGGCCTGGGGCGCGACTCGTCTGCGGGCTTTGGTTTGTTGAGCACGGATGAATATGCGTCGGCCGGTGGCGCTCTGAGCAGTGTGTTTTTCCAGCGGGTTTCCGTGGGCGCCCGCCACAACCTGTCCCGGGCCAGTCGCAACGCCGTATCCGGGGCACGCAGCAGCGTGACCGTGAGCAGCCCGGTGGTTGCCAATATCGACGTCAGCCTCAGCGCAACCCTGCAGAACCAGGGCTATCGTGAGGTATTCGAGGCGGGCCGTTCGGCCCGGGCCGATGAGCTGGGTTCGCGCTTCAAGCACCAATACACGGCGGGCTTGAGCTGGCTGGACCCTACGCTGGGCGGCTTCTCTGTGGGCTATACCCGCAGCGCCCAATTCGATGCGCAAATGACCGAGCATGTATTTGCCTCATGGAACAAGACGTTCCGCTACGCCGATGTCGCACTGATCGCCGATTCGCAGGTGGGCGGGAGTCATGTTCGCCGTGACACCCCGCCAGCCAGCCGTGGGCGCGACGCCGCGATGGACGAGGACCTGTCGGTGCGCCTGCAAGTCAGCGTGCCCCTGGGCGCGGATCGCCGTGTGAAAAGCTATATCAGTCGTCGTGGCGACCAGTCCCGCGCCGGTACGGCCCTCAGTGAGCGGGTCAATGACTATGTGAATTACGAGGTGGGCGTCGAGCGTGATCTCAGCGCCCAGGAGCAATCGACGCGTGGCCAGATCGACCTGATGCCTCGTTATGCCCGGGTTGGCCTTGGCGTCAGTCGTGCCCCATCAAGCACCAGTTACACGGGGCAGCTGCAAGGTGGTGTCGTGGTTCACGAAGGTGGGTTGACATTCTCGCCCTACCCCGTGGGGGACACGTTCGGCATCGTGTCGGTGGGGGATATCGGCGCCGCAAAGGTCGATACCCCGCAAGGGCCGGTGTGGACGGATTTTACCGGGCAGGCGGTGATTGCCAGCTTGCCCGCCTATGCCAACAGCCGCGTCGAAGTGCAGACCCAGTCCTTGCCCAAGCGCGTTGACTTGAAAAACGGCACCCAGGTGCTCGCCGCGGGCCGAGGGTCTTTCAGTACCGTGGCGTTCGATGTGGTGAAGGTGCGCCGGGTCTTGCTCAATGCCAGCGATCAACAAGGTCGGCAACTGCCCCAGGGCGCCTCGGTGTTTGGCAAGGATGATCGTTTCCTGACCAGCGTGGTGGGCGAGGGCATGATTTTCCTGAACGACGCGAGTGAAGCGCAAACGCTGCGGGTTTCATTACCGGACTCTTCCACCTGCCTGATCAGCCTTGATTCCGGTACCCGGCCTGACAATGACATGTTCTATGAGACTCAATCGGCGGTGTGTCATGGTCGGTAA
- a CDS encoding fimbria/pilus chaperone family protein: protein MRSLSVLNSVLLLSVSGYLCFAGVAVAEGMLPETSVVILHEEQGEATINIKNTDEAPALLHSVVENVPEDVEPLLIVTPPITRVEAGETQLVRFIATLKTPLKTQRLKRVTFEGIPQARAAGGATIGITIRQNLPLILHPKGLPRHDAPWELLTWSRSGERLAVHNDSAYVVRLAADVHLLPQGRMATLPRTYILPGETLAARVEGALGDLTEVEIQPATVYGFSVDSYRTSVNADGR from the coding sequence GTGCGTAGTCTTTCAGTTTTAAATAGTGTGCTGCTGTTGAGTGTAAGTGGGTACTTATGTTTTGCCGGTGTAGCGGTCGCGGAGGGCATGTTGCCGGAAACTTCGGTGGTTATACTTCATGAGGAGCAGGGCGAGGCCACGATAAACATCAAAAATACCGATGAGGCCCCCGCGCTGCTTCATTCGGTTGTTGAGAATGTGCCCGAGGACGTTGAGCCGCTATTGATTGTCACGCCGCCCATTACACGGGTGGAGGCGGGTGAAACCCAGCTGGTGCGTTTCATCGCCACGCTGAAGACGCCGCTGAAGACCCAGCGTCTGAAGCGCGTGACGTTCGAGGGCATTCCCCAGGCGCGTGCTGCCGGGGGGGCGACCATTGGTATCACCATTCGACAGAATTTGCCGCTGATCCTGCATCCAAAGGGCCTGCCTCGGCACGACGCGCCCTGGGAATTGCTGACCTGGAGTCGGTCGGGTGAGCGCCTCGCGGTGCATAACGACAGTGCCTATGTGGTGCGTCTGGCGGCAGATGTGCATTTGCTGCCCCAGGGGCGCATGGCAACGTTGCCGCGCACCTACATCCTGCCGGGGGAGACCTTGGCAGCAAGGGTGGAGGGGGCCCTGGGCGACTTGACCGAAGTCGAGATCCAGCCCGCGACGGTCTATGGGTTTTCGGTGGATAGCTACCGGACCTCGGTCAATGCCGATGGAAGGTGA